In Streptomyces sp. NBC_00654, the genomic window ACCGGCCCAAGGCCGAAGGCCACCTTGCAGACTCGGGGCACCCGGGCTGCAAGGGCCACTCTCGTCACTCTGCCGGTTTACCGCGGTAAACCGGCACCTGAGTCAACGGGCTGCACGAGTGGTCGAATCATGAGCGTCCGGGTCAAACCCACCCACGTCTATCTGCAATGATGCCCACTGCCCGAAGTACCGGAACCTACGGGAAGCAAACGGAGCATCACATGCCAGCAAGCGTCTACGTCGTATCCATTGACCCCCAGGCATCCACTGTCTGGTGGGCGAACAGGATCACGGATCTGCCGTTCGACTTCTCCCAGGAGCACGACACTCCGGAGAACTTGGCGATCCTCAAGAACACGGGAGCGAAGGTCCATGTCATCGCCAACCAGAAGGGTGGCGTCGGTAAGACCACGACCACTCTGAACCTCGGAGCTGTCGTCGCTGATGTCCTCAGGGCCAGCAAGAGCGGCCTTCAGCACGTCTTCATCGACACTCCAGGCAGCCTTCAGGACGAGAACCTCCTGCTTGAGGCACTGAAGTACGCCCACGACGTAATAGTGCCCATGCCTCCTGAAGGCCTCGCCTTCGACCCCACCGCGCGGACCATCCAGAACGTAATCGTGCCCAGCGGGCTCCCTTTCAAGGTTGTGATCAACAATTGGGACCCGAGGGACGGGGTGGCCGACCTTGAAGACACCAAGGCATACATTGACGCCGAAGAGTGGCCCCGCACGGAGACAGTGATCCGTCGCTACAAGGTCCACACGCGAGCATCCGTCGAAGGCCGCGTGGTCACCCAGTACCCCAAGAATCGCGTGGCCATGGAAGCACGCGAGGACTTCTTCCGTCTGGCTCTGGAGCTCGGCTATGGCGGTGGGGCGTGATGGCTGCAGGACGACGCACGAGCCTCGCCTCGCTCGCTGGCCAGAAGGTCGACGAAGTACCCGGCAAGAGTGACCCGCTCCTCCTTACCCTCCCCTTGGAGAAGCTCGTACCGACGCGCTTCAACCCGCGTCGGAACTTCGGCACGGACAAGGAGCTCAAGGAGTTCGGGCTGAAGCTGAAGAAGCGCCAGCTCCAGCCCGCCGTGGTCGTTTCCCGCGCCGGGTACCTCAAGCTCTGGCCAGTGGAGGAAGAGCACGTCGGTGCCGCACCGTATGTGATCGCCAATGGCGAGCGTCGATACCGCGGTTCGCGCCTGGCCGGGCTGTCGACGCTCAACGTCGTACACAACGAAGACGTAGCCAAGACCCGGGCCGACTTCCTGGACGCAGTCCTCTCGGAGAACAACGACCGCGAGGATCTCGACCCGATCGAGCGAGCCATCGGCATCGAGATCATGGTGGCAGAGCTCGGGGGAGCCGACAGGGTCGCCGATCACTACGCCAAGACGAAGGGCTGGGTCAGCCAGCAGCGCAAGCTGCTCAAGCTGACGCCAGAGCTACAGATTCTGGTGAGCAGTGGCGAGATGCCTGTACGCGTCGCAAGAGACATCGCCGGGCTGCCGGCTGCGGAACAGGCACAAGCATGGTCCGACGAAGAGAATCGCCGCTTGGCAGCGCAGAGCATGCCCCGTGCACCAAGAGGGCGTCGGGCATCTCAACCGGTCAGCTCGAAGCCTGTTCCATCGACTCCAGTCACAGCGCCAGAGCTCGTTGAGCCCAAGAAGCGGTTTACCGCGGTAAACCAACACCCTGATGCTGACACTGAGGAAT contains:
- a CDS encoding ParA family protein, with protein sequence MPASVYVVSIDPQASTVWWANRITDLPFDFSQEHDTPENLAILKNTGAKVHVIANQKGGVGKTTTTLNLGAVVADVLRASKSGLQHVFIDTPGSLQDENLLLEALKYAHDVIVPMPPEGLAFDPTARTIQNVIVPSGLPFKVVINNWDPRDGVADLEDTKAYIDAEEWPRTETVIRRYKVHTRASVEGRVVTQYPKNRVAMEAREDFFRLALELGYGGGA
- a CDS encoding ParB N-terminal domain-containing protein, which encodes MEKLVPTRFNPRRNFGTDKELKEFGLKLKKRQLQPAVVVSRAGYLKLWPVEEEHVGAAPYVIANGERRYRGSRLAGLSTLNVVHNEDVAKTRADFLDAVLSENNDREDLDPIERAIGIEIMVAELGGADRVADHYAKTKGWVSQQRKLLKLTPELQILVSSGEMPVRVARDIAGLPAAEQAQAWSDEENRRLAAQSMPRAPRGRRASQPVSSKPVPSTPVTAPELVEPKKRFTAVNQHPDADTEESHDRTPRLAAGQDRSVPEPRSTFSDDGPSGPLLPTLEPAALAELVIDQLAPADRKKLTTLLITYNSSQIARSPENQAPKAESGSTARETTV